In the Flavobacterium acetivorans genome, one interval contains:
- a CDS encoding tetratricopeptide repeat protein, with product MATYNKRGYKAPKEKEVKDTVEEIIVDEKDSTTAGVFSALDQTASKTEDWVAKNQKIIFGVVGAVALFTVGYLVYQKFIAEPKQMEAANEMFVAQQNFQQATEGIASDSLYKLSLNGSEGKFGFIKIADEYSGTDAGNLANYYAGLAYLNTGKYAEAIDYLGKFKSDDIVLGALAKGAIGDAYSQKNQQKEALEYYIKAAEVNKNDFTTPRFLLKAGKTALALGNKEEALKFFTDIKDNYDTTPEAASVDVLIGLAQ from the coding sequence ATGGCTACTTACAATAAAAGAGGGTATAAAGCACCGAAAGAGAAGGAAGTTAAAGATACAGTTGAAGAAATAATAGTTGATGAAAAAGACAGTACAACTGCTGGAGTTTTTTCAGCATTGGATCAAACTGCATCAAAAACCGAAGACTGGGTTGCTAAAAACCAGAAAATTATTTTTGGAGTAGTAGGTGCGGTTGCATTGTTTACGGTAGGCTATTTGGTTTACCAAAAATTTATCGCTGAGCCAAAACAAATGGAAGCGGCTAATGAAATGTTTGTAGCGCAACAAAATTTTCAACAAGCTACTGAAGGTATAGCCAGTGATTCATTGTATAAATTGTCATTGAACGGATCTGAAGGTAAGTTTGGATTTATTAAAATTGCAGATGAATATTCAGGAACTGACGCAGGAAATTTAGCGAACTATTATGCAGGTTTAGCTTACCTAAATACAGGTAAATATGCTGAAGCAATCGATTATTTAGGGAAATTTAAATCAGATGATATTGTTTTGGGAGCTTTGGCTAAAGGAGCAATTGGAGATGCTTATTCTCAAAAAAATCAACAAAAAGAAGCTTTAGAGTATTATATCAAAGCGGCAGAGGTGAATAAAAATGATTTTACAACACCACGTTTCTTGTTGAAAGCTGGAAAAACGGCTTTAGCATTAGGAAATAAAGAAGAGGCTTTGAAATTTTTCACAGATATCAAAGACAATTACGATACTACTCCTGAAGCTGCTTCAGTTGATGTCTTGATCGGATTGGCACAATAG
- the recF gene encoding DNA replication/repair protein RecF (All proteins in this family for which functions are known are DNA-binding proteins that assist the filamentation of RecA onto DNA for the initiation of recombination or recombinational repair.): MYLKKITLFNYKNFSEASFEFDNKIVCFVGKNGIGKTNVLDAIYHLSYGKSYFNPIAAQNIKHGEDFFVIDAEFIKNERTEQIVCSLKKGQKKVLKRNGKNYDKFSDHIGFIPLVIISPADRDLIVEGSETRRKFMDSVISQLDSHYLQQLIQYQKVMSQRNALLKYFALNHVFDNDTLSIYNEQLDGFGKYIFEKRKEFIEAFIPIFNHHHHAITDSQETVQLVYESHLFENDLLLLLQENINKDRALHYTSVGTHKDDLSFEIDGHPIKKFGSQGQQKSFLIALKLAQFEFLKKQSGVKPLLLFDDIFDKLDEHRVAKIIEMVNSDTFGQLFISDTHPERTESIVKSTLQSYKIFNL; this comes from the coding sequence ATGTATTTAAAAAAGATTACTTTATTCAATTATAAGAATTTTTCGGAAGCAAGTTTCGAGTTCGACAACAAGATAGTTTGCTTCGTGGGCAAAAACGGCATTGGCAAAACCAATGTACTGGACGCCATATACCATTTATCATACGGCAAAAGTTATTTTAACCCAATAGCAGCTCAAAACATCAAGCATGGCGAAGATTTTTTTGTTATTGATGCTGAATTTATAAAAAACGAAAGAACCGAACAAATTGTTTGCAGCCTAAAAAAAGGACAAAAAAAAGTATTAAAAAGAAACGGCAAGAACTACGATAAATTCTCGGACCACATTGGCTTTATTCCCCTGGTGATTATTTCGCCTGCCGACAGAGATTTAATCGTTGAAGGCAGTGAGACCCGCCGGAAATTTATGGACAGTGTCATTTCACAATTGGATTCCCATTACCTGCAACAGCTTATTCAGTACCAAAAAGTAATGAGCCAGCGCAATGCCTTATTGAAATATTTTGCATTGAACCATGTTTTTGACAATGACACCCTTTCTATTTACAACGAGCAGCTGGATGGTTTTGGAAAATATATTTTCGAAAAAAGAAAAGAATTCATCGAAGCATTTATTCCAATTTTCAACCACCATCATCATGCCATAACAGATTCGCAAGAAACGGTTCAACTCGTCTATGAAAGTCATTTGTTCGAAAACGACCTATTGCTTTTATTACAGGAAAACATCAACAAGGACCGAGCTTTGCACTACACCAGTGTTGGCACACACAAAGATGATTTGTCTTTTGAAATTGACGGACACCCTATCAAGAAATTTGGTTCTCAAGGTCAGCAAAAATCATTTTTGATTGCCTTAAAACTAGCGCAGTTTGAATTCCTAAAAAAACAAAGCGGTGTAAAACCTCTTCTTTTATTTGATGACATCTTTGATAAACTCGACGAGCATCGCGTAGCAAAAATAATCGAAATGGTAAACAGCGATACTTTTGGCCAGCTTTTTATCTCTGATACGCATCCGGAACGTACGGAATCAATTGTTAAATCTACGCTCCAATCTTACAAAATTTTCAATTTGTAA
- a CDS encoding thioredoxin domain-containing protein, translating to MKFNSIFFLLLSFVIVSCNGQTSTNIKTIEAKDFADKINTTKAPQILDVRTPEEFTSGHIDNATNVDWLGDSFVVDAAKFDKTKPVFVYCKSGGRSKKAAEKLQELGFKNIYELNGGFLKWDSAGLSKPTDKVIGMSSQEYKALLNTDKKVLISFYAEWCAPCKKMTPYLTKMQTELSDKVTIIRLDADKNKTLMTEMKIDQLPTLLLYENKELKWKHSGFINEEDLKKQL from the coding sequence ATGAAATTCAATTCCATTTTTTTCTTATTACTGTCATTTGTGATTGTATCCTGCAATGGACAAACATCAACTAACATAAAAACTATAGAAGCCAAAGATTTTGCCGACAAAATAAACACAACAAAAGCACCACAAATCCTAGACGTTCGTACTCCAGAAGAATTCACCTCTGGACATATCGACAACGCAACAAATGTAGACTGGCTGGGCGATAGCTTTGTTGTTGATGCAGCAAAATTTGACAAAACAAAACCCGTTTTTGTCTATTGTAAAAGTGGCGGTCGAAGTAAAAAAGCAGCCGAAAAACTACAAGAATTAGGCTTCAAGAACATCTATGAACTTAACGGAGGCTTCTTAAAATGGGACTCTGCAGGACTAAGCAAACCTACCGATAAAGTCATTGGAATGTCAAGCCAAGAATACAAAGCATTATTAAATACCGATAAAAAAGTATTGATTAGTTTTTATGCTGAATGGTGCGCTCCTTGTAAAAAGATGACACCTTACCTTACCAAAATGCAGACGGAATTGAGTGACAAAGTAACCATTATCCGCTTGGATGCCGATAAGAACAAAACTTTGATGACCGAAATGAAAATTGACCAACTCCCTACTTTATTATTATACGAAAATAAAGAACTGAAATGGAAACACTCCGGTTTTATCAATGAAGAAGACTTAAAAAAACAATTGTAA
- a CDS encoding DUF2461 domain-containing protein produces MLSKNSLQFLEDLKANNNRDWFLENKKRYETFKKDYHQMVADFLDVMKPLDPSLEMLEVKNCVFRINRDIRFSKDKSPYKAHLGVWLSSGAKGKNRSGYYVHIEKGASFIAGGFYAPEAEDLKKVRKEIAFFHDDLEAILNDPNFKREFGDFSRNEKSVLKNPPRGYEKEHPAIELLKLKSFETIQKFDISEVSQKDFVSKMSKKLILLKPLNDFINRALTADKL; encoded by the coding sequence ATGCTATCAAAAAACAGTCTACAATTTCTCGAAGATTTAAAAGCCAACAATAACCGGGATTGGTTTTTAGAAAATAAAAAAAGATACGAAACTTTCAAGAAAGATTATCACCAAATGGTGGCTGATTTTCTTGACGTCATGAAACCTTTGGACCCTTCATTAGAAATGCTCGAAGTAAAAAACTGCGTCTTCAGAATCAATCGGGACATTCGGTTTTCTAAAGACAAGTCACCATACAAAGCCCATTTAGGTGTCTGGCTATCTTCGGGAGCAAAAGGAAAAAATCGCTCCGGTTATTATGTTCATATCGAAAAAGGAGCCAGTTTCATTGCCGGAGGATTTTATGCACCAGAAGCAGAGGATTTAAAAAAAGTGCGCAAAGAAATTGCTTTTTTTCACGACGATTTAGAAGCTATTTTAAACGACCCGAATTTTAAAAGAGAGTTTGGCGATTTTAGCAGAAATGAAAAAAGCGTACTTAAAAACCCGCCGAGAGGTTACGAAAAAGAGCATCCTGCTATTGAACTATTAAAACTTAAAAGTTTTGAAACCATACAAAAATTTGACATTTCTGAAGTGAGTCAAAAAGATTTTGTTTCTAAAATGAGTAAAAAACTGATTCTCTTGAAACCGTTAAACGACTTCATCAACAGAGCCTTAACTGCTGACAAACTTTAA
- a CDS encoding glycosyltransferase has protein sequence MTKRKILFLGESYRADAINWMNGLKEFGHFEIISWELKTPNNSVYNRIIRVLEFKLAYFKIKKLIRQQQPDMVIAERTTSYGFLAVISGIKPIAIAQQGRTDLWPENSMLLPLKKIIQNYAFKKATLIHAWGPVMTISMVKAGVDMNKVLVLPKGIDLKKFENKNKANPEKICAIVSRSLLPEYRHDIILHAFALLHQRGIDFSLTIVGDGTRLQFLKDLTKELQIKKKVIFTGKIPNTELPKLLQQSNIYISMPITEGVSASLFEAMACGCYPITTDIPGNQSWINHRENGLLIPVDDVEMLAKELIWAFENGTHRNKAVSDNRKFIEENADYKTNMKIISDKYHELIEAAQN, from the coding sequence ATGACCAAAAGGAAAATACTTTTTCTTGGAGAGTCCTACAGAGCTGACGCCATCAATTGGATGAATGGCCTAAAGGAATTTGGTCATTTTGAGATTATCAGTTGGGAACTAAAAACGCCCAATAACAGCGTTTACAATCGGATTATTCGAGTTTTAGAATTCAAATTAGCGTATTTTAAAATCAAAAAACTAATCCGTCAGCAACAGCCTGACATGGTAATTGCCGAGAGAACCACAAGCTACGGCTTCCTTGCCGTAATATCCGGTATAAAACCAATCGCTATAGCCCAACAGGGACGAACCGACTTATGGCCCGAGAATTCAATGCTGCTGCCTTTAAAAAAAATCATCCAAAATTACGCCTTTAAAAAAGCAACTCTAATTCATGCTTGGGGACCCGTAATGACAATTTCCATGGTTAAAGCCGGCGTGGATATGAATAAGGTTTTGGTTTTACCAAAGGGAATTGACTTGAAAAAATTCGAAAACAAAAACAAGGCAAATCCCGAAAAAATTTGTGCCATTGTGAGCCGTTCTTTATTGCCAGAATACCGTCATGACATCATTCTGCACGCATTTGCACTTTTGCACCAAAGAGGAATCGATTTTTCGTTAACGATTGTCGGCGACGGAACACGATTGCAATTCTTAAAAGATCTAACCAAAGAGTTACAAATTAAAAAAAAAGTAATTTTCACAGGAAAAATCCCGAATACTGAACTTCCAAAATTATTACAACAATCAAATATTTACATCAGCATGCCCATAACCGAGGGCGTTTCGGCCTCCTTATTTGAAGCGATGGCTTGCGGTTGCTATCCCATAACAACTGATATTCCCGGAAACCAAAGCTGGATCAACCATCGAGAAAACGGTCTCTTAATCCCTGTTGACGACGTCGAAATGCTCGCAAAAGAACTCATTTGGGCTTTTGAAAATGGTACACACCGAAACAAAGCTGTTTCAGACAATCGGAAATTTATCGAAGAAAATGCTGATTACAAAACCAATATGAAAATCATTTCTGACAAATATCACGAATTAATTGAGGCAGCTCAAAATTAA